Within the Pan troglodytes isolate AG18354 chromosome 2, NHGRI_mPanTro3-v2.0_pri, whole genome shotgun sequence genome, the region aggttcattcatactgtaacatgtattataattttattcatttttaaggctgatccatattccattgtatgtatacaccacactttctttatccattcatccatccatggacatttgtgttgcttccaccttttgtctattgtgaacaatgctgctgtgaacatgggtgtacaaatctGTTTGAGCTCCTGCTTCCAATTCTTTTGTGTATGTACCCAGAATtagattgttggatcaaatggtactcctatttttaatttttttagggaccatcatactgttttccacagtggctacacCCTTTTACATTCCGATACAAAAGGGTTcgaatttctccacatcctcaccaacatttgtttccttttcttttaaaaaattaataattgtcatcctaatgggtgtcttgtacatattttgttaggttgtttctaatctatatttcaatattataaatggtatcttttaaagtttcccattttaaaaaatcattagtttgaaatgattaaaaaaattaataatagtcatcctaatgggtgtCTTGTATGTATTTTGTTAGATTGTTCCTAATCtatatttcaatattaaaaatgatatcTTTTAAAGTTTCCCGTTTTTAAAAATCGTCTTAGTTTGAAATGATTTTAGGGTTTTAACAAAAGttgtgaggctgggcacagtggctcatgccagtaatcccagaactttgggagaccaagatgggaggatcgcttgaagccagaagttcaagaccatcctgggcagcaaagtgagacctgatctctacaaaaaataaaaaaattagccctgcatggtggcacacacctatagacATAGcttctctgaaggctgaggcagaaggcacacctaagcccaggagttcagctgcagtgagctatgattgtgccactgcaatccaacctgggtgacagagtgtgactctatctctacaaaaaaaaaaaaaaaaaaaaaaaaaaagcaaaaaaatgaacACAGACTTCCCATTCCTTCTACGCCCAGATTCCCCTAATGTTGGCATCTTACTTATCTAACCCAGAAAATTAACACTGACATGATACTATTAACTAATCTATAGACCTAACTTGAACTTGGCAAGTTCTCCCACTAACATTCTTTTCCCAGTCTGAGATCCAATCCAGGATCCCACACTGTGATTCGTTGTCATGTTGTTACCTAGGGGGTCCTTGCttccagagctcccaagatggtggcgggctgcttccaagatggcagcaagcctcttgttctctgatctggggttcttggcctcaagGATTCTAAGgcatggaatcttgggccatgcggtgagtgttatagctctattagaagctgtgggtcacggaagagaaccaCGAAACCCAGctactagtgttcagctcgattaggatgaacccaggcacttagccatgcaggaacaatggcaagcctttagcccgatCCGGAGTGGCAATGGgcgcctcgctggatcaggagcacagcagacaccctgccagatccggaggggtggaagtcagcgGTGGGTCTGCAACAGCgacaaacagcagtggtggacggcgAGTGAAAACTTAGCTTGAGCTATAACAAGtatggaccagaagagtgtgcaatTGCAAGATTTTAtacagtgaaaacagagctcccatacaaagggaggggacccaaagggggtagCTGTTGCTGgcttgaatgcctgggtttatatcctcatcattgtccctcctgctgtgctctcaggcaatagatgattggctatttctttacctcctgtttttgtctaattagcattttagtgagctctcctTACTATCTGATTagtcgggtgtgagctaagttgcaagccccatgtttaaaggtggataCAGTCACTTTCCCAgataggcttagggattcttagttgtcctgggaaatccagctagtcctgtctctcagttctctctctcaacaggaaaactcaagtgctgttggggaggttggccgaTGACcgctctaactgcttcctgcgGAATTGGGGCGTAGTAGGGGTcatgcagttgagatttccttggGAGGGGTGCCTTCGATGTCATCAACATTGGAGCGTGGACTAGCAGGCCAGTCCAGGGGTCCGTggtagatcttagtcatggactgcatctgggaCTCCATTTGAAGATCcatttgtagttttacagctttgattctggaagagacaaacttaacaaagAGGTTAAAGAGACAGGGATTCAAATGTATGGCCTGCAGTGTaggggattatttctttggcacactttacaggccctgactatctgcttgaCAGTTTTAAAAAGGCCTGGTCCAGTAAACAATAATTTGGCCATCTAATGggtgctatcaatgcctaagtgaaaggtttggtgaaggattttaagtaattttcattggttagctgcaggcaaaagtatttttccttcttcgtTGGCTAGCCATCCTGAGAGGAGGAAACTACGTCCTCATGAGGTTCCCTATTCTATTTCTCCTGTTGAgtactggggcttggtttccCAGAGAGGATTACCCCATACTAGGGGTCCTTCTATAAGCATTTTTAATGAAGGGTCCTGCTTTGtggctcttttggcttcaataTCTGCTTGGCGGTTCccttctatttccttttcctttcctttctgatgaccctggcagtgtaagactgccacctctttgggtttctgtacagccaataataatctcctagtggcttcctgatgtttgataggtgttccctcggaagttaggaatttcctttctctccatattgctgcgtgggcatggaggactaggtaagcatacttagagtgtgtatatatatttaccctttttccttctcctaatttTAGTGCCAAAGTGAGGGCTATTAGTTTTGCCAGCTGAGCGCTAGTTCCTGGAGTGAGGGGATTACTTTCAAGTATTTCATTATTACTGACCACTGCATACCCTGCTTTTCGAAgtcctttttctacaaaggaacttccatcagtatacaaGTTGAGGTCGGGATCAGTCAAGGGAACCTCTGGAAGGTCCCCTTGAGTGGCGTAGGTTTGAGCAATCACCTGTTGACAgttatgttctatcttttcttcattgtctggaagAACTGTGGCTGGGTTAAGAGTTGCACAAGTGCACAGTCGCAGCACTGGCCCTTCAAGTAATAGAGGCTGATATTTAAGCAAAAAgttgtctgacagccacaagtctcctttagcagtgagtATGCCATTTATATCATGAGATGTCCACACAGTAAGATCtcttccctgtattattttaactgcttcagATACTAGGACTGCTACTGCCGCCACTACCCATAAACAATGAGGCCAACCTTTTAccactacatcaatttccttactgaGGTATGCCACGGGATGCAAGCTGATCCCTCAGACCTGTGTAAGGACTCCTAGAactattcctgtttttttctgtgacatataaagaaaagtcttgccccgttggcaagcttaacactggggcttgggttagggccttctttagggcctggaaagctgcttctgcttCAGGTGTCCATCTTACTAAATGGGTATTGGCTTTTTGAGTTTCCTTAATTAGTGTATATAATGGCCTGGCTATTTCGCCGTACCTGGGAATCCATATTTGGCAGAAGCCTGTTATGCCAAGGAACTCTCTTAGTTGCTTTAGGGTTTTGGGATGAGGAAAAGCCAGTGTAGGCTGGATACATTCTTTACTGAGGGCCCTGgtgcctttggataattttagccTTAAGTATGTAACctgctgtgagcagagctgagcctttggTTTGGAAACCTTGTAGCCACAGGTGGCAAGGAAATTTAAGAGCACTTGGGTGGCTTGATGGCACAAGGTTTCTGAACAGGTGgctaaaagtaaatcatccatgtACCAAAGGACAAGAGTGTCCAGATATGAGAACTGGCTCAAGTCTTGGGCTAATGCCTGGCCAAATAGATGGGGGCTATATCCCTGAACTCTTGGGGTAAAACAGTCCAGGTGAGTTGAGATGTTGGGTTAGAAGGATcttcaaaggcaaacaagaattgagagtcaggatgtacagggatgcagaaaaaggcatccttaaggtccaggactgtaaaccactctgcttcctctggtatttgggaaagcagaGTATAAAGGTTAGGTATAGTTGGGTATAGAGGGACAACAGCCTCATTGATAATCCTGAGATCCTGCACTAACCTCCACTGTCCGTTGGGTTTCTGTACTCCTAAAATTGGAGTATTGCAGGGGCTACTGCATGGTTTTACTAGGCCTTGGGCTTTTAGGTTCTTAACAATTTTTTGGAGTCCTTGTTGGGCCTCATGTCTAAGGGGGTACTGCCTTTGGTAGGGAAAGGAGGCAGAATTATTTAGTTTAATTTGAACAGGACAGGAATTCTTTGCTTGTCCATGttgtccttctgttgcccagacttcaggattaattccttcctcaagcaggggacaacaaaCGGGTGTTCCTTCTCCTATGTTCAGGTGTGTAATGGCTCCTGCTTTTGCTAGAATGTCTCTCCCTAACAAGGAAAtggggctttcaggcataattagaaaagcatgtgaaaagagtaaagttccccagtcacaacttagtggctgggagaagtatctagtgactggctgtcctaggacccctcggatagtgacagatctggaggacagttgtccaggacaggagagtaagactgagaaggctgtgccagtgtccaggagacagttaacctcctggccctcaatggtcaagcatacccagggctctgtgagggtgatggcatgggctggTGCTTGCTCCGGGaaccctcagtcctgctgctggatcatctagttagtggcttctgactcagaggaccttcatcccctggggcagtgggccttCCAGTGATGCCCTTGACATAAGGGGCATGGACGAGGGGGCAGCTTATTTCTatttggacaatcttttttaaagtgtccttgtagacCACACTGGAAGCAAGCCTTATTAGGCATTCGATTTGCCCAGCCTTTCCCTTTTCCAGAGCCTCCAAAGTTCACttgcctgagggccatgactaaagcgGTGGCCTtttttaaatcccatttgtcccattccacctgctcctcctgatctctattataaaaatCCAAGGTTACCAAGTTCAATAGGGTTTTTAAGTTTTGCTCCGGGCCTAAGGCAggcttttgaagtttttttctaatgtctgcagctgactgagtgataaacttatcctttaagaTTAGTTGGCCTTCAATAGAGTCAGGTGACAGGGAGGTATGCTTCCTCAATGCCTCCCTTAGTCTCACCAGAAAGGcggtaggattttcttcctttccatgtgttacagtggacatcattgaataattcacaggcttctttctagttttccttagtccttctagcacACAAGTTAGCAAATGTCTGCGGCACCAATTtccatgttctgattctgtgtcccaatgagggtctacactgggaactgcctgctggcctgtggggaatTGTTCTTTCCTCTGTTGTCATCCTATCATTGACCTGACTGAGATACCAGAGATCGCCAAACTCGCGGGCTCCAGTTATGGCGGCACTTCTCTCATTTGGGGTTAATGTCGGATTTAACAGTAACATTATATCTCTCCATGTCAGATCAAAGGATTGTCCTAACCcttgtaaaacatcaatatagccatcagggttatctgagaatttacataggtctattttaatttgctataagtatgagagagaaaaaggtacatGCACTCTGGCTGGGCTGAATTCTCCTCCTCCTACTGCTTGGAGGGTGCATAATAGGGGAATATTGGCACTCTTTGGTTCATTGTTTACCCCTTTGTTTATCTCCTTTTGGACCATTTGGGTTGAAGGGGGGTTCTTATTAGTTGGGGAAGGAGTTGGGGGGATGCTGGGGTAGGGAAGTAGACTCCGAGGGCTTCCTGTAGGGCATAAATCACACTTTTTACATAATTGTGAGTTGTCtgttaatgaaaagaaagtttgtacatatggcacttcactccatttgccttctttTCTACAAAAGAGATCTAGCTGTAAGATGGTgttataatttatacttccctcaggaaGGCAGGTTTCTCTTGAAGAGGATATCATGGCCAGGTGGTActgtagaagaaaataagtcatttctttcttagCGTCtgagggtcaaattggtcccaattctccagaatacatcttagggGTGTTTTTGCCTTGGGGGGAATGTTTCCCATCAGAAAAAAGAACATAGCGATGCCAGCACCCCTAGTCATTTTCTGATGAGCATTAGTCCTAGAGCGTCCTCTATGGTCCTAGTGCTTATTCCTTTCCAGGGTGCGTAACCACCCATGGACCTCTGCTTATTGGATTAGTTATGCTCACCGATGTAGCAGTCCTACACCTGTTTTCCCACCtttcttgaccacaaagaaaggggtcCGGGCTGCTGGTTTCTAGTGGTACTTTACCAGCGTGCCCAACATTGCCTTTGTGCTCAGGGGTGAGTcctagagctgggctgggctccTGAGTATTTCATAACAACCCAGTTTGCCCCATCAAGATGCATTCTCATAAACAGTTCTTATGCAGATTCATTTCAGAGAGGGTGTAGGTAACCTTTTGAGTCAGGATTGAGATAAAGTtttttgattctgtaagtactttaaggcttggctgagtgcaaacagatCCAacgtttgagcagaccaattattaggcaattctCCTAACTCTGCTTCCACAAGAGTCTCCTTATCAATTAATGATAcccattgtggtttttttctcAATCACCTGGGAGAAACCATCTATTGTCCTGTCCTGAGGGGAGTTCTTCCTAGGTCTGGTCAGATCTTTGTAaggtaattaagatttaaatcccctgttaggaaatctgctgggttaagggaattatcAGTGGTTGGTGTTAAATTacctttttctaacagaatagccccatactttaagatttttgagttag harbors:
- the LOC134809634 gene encoding uncharacterized protein LOC134809634, encoding MALRQVNFGGSGKGKGWANRMPNKACFQCGISLHPVAYLSKEIDVVVKGWPHCLWVVAAVAVLVSEAVKIIQGRDLTVWTSHDINGILTAKGDLWLSDNFLLKYQPLLLEGPVLRLCTCATLNPATVLPDNEEKIEHNCQQVIAQTYATQGDLPEVPLTDPDLNLYTDGSSFVEKGLRKAGYAVVSNNEILESNPLTPGTSAQLAKLIALTLALKLGEGKRVNIYTHSKYAYLVLHAHAAIWRERKFLTSEGTPIKHQEATRRLLLAVQKPKEVAVLHCQGHQKGKEKEIEGNRQADIEAKRATKQDPSLKMLIEGPLVWGNPLWETKPQYSTGEIE